The Lactuca sativa cultivar Salinas chromosome 2, Lsat_Salinas_v11, whole genome shotgun sequence genome includes a window with the following:
- the LOC128132433 gene encoding uncharacterized protein LOC128132433: protein MFPLKQPSGAQNRKRKRKEQEEANQLRGSLNKYFVRNQNSNDPVNNFNVPPSTSNDSVDISNDFEKNDFFDKDKPSDFNIFDPRVWDDLDSKMKDLLIEKGPNREVDTNTIFPKDSLGRHFSFDFFIRKLRNGDSFDRKWLVYSKELDKVFCFCCKLFKTIRTKSSLATEGIKDWKHLSETLKQHENSSDHMDNLRTWNETRIRLNKNETIDKEIQEMIKKDTEHWKEVMVRIISVVKCLAKK from the coding sequence ATGTTTCCCCTAAAACAACCATCGGGTGCTCAAAAtagaaaacgaaaaagaaaagaacaagaAGAGGCTAATCAATTAAGAGGGTCTTTGAATAAATATTTTGTTAGAAATCAAAATTCCAATGATCCGGTTAATAATTTTAATGTTCCACCTAGTACTTCCAATGATTCGGTTGATATTTCCAatgattttgaaaaaaatgatttttttgataAAGATAAACCAAGtgattttaatatttttgatCCTAGAGTATGGGATGATTTAGATTCAAAAATGAAAGATTTACTAATAGAAAAAGGGCCAAATAGAGAAGTTGATACCAACAcaatttttccaaaagattcacTTGGTAGACATTTTtcatttgattttttcattcggAAATTAAGAAATGGTGATTCTTTTGATAGAAAATGGTTAGTGTATTCAAAAGAACTTGataaagttttttgtttttgttgtaagtTGTTTAAAACTATTCGAACTAAAAGTAGTTTGGCAACCGAAGGAATTAAAGATTGGAAGCATCTTAGTGAAACATTAAAACAACATGAAAATAGTTCCGATCATATGGATAATTTAAGAACATGGAATGAAACgcgaattaggttaaataaaaacGAAACAATTGACAAAGAAATTCAAGAAATGATAAAAAAAGATACCGAACATTGGAAAGAAGTTATGGTTAGAATTATTTCTGTTGTAAAATGTTTAGCAAAAAAATAA